From the Bdellovibrio bacteriovorus genome, one window contains:
- a CDS encoding NADP-dependent malic enzyme, whose product MGKPGKIEVISSKPCMTEKDLSLAYSPGVAAPCKVIAKDPAKVYDYTAKGNLVAVISNGTAVLGLGDIGPLAGKPVMEGKGILFKQFAGIDVFDIEVSTKDVNEFCNAIRVLEPTFGGINLEDIKAPECFEIEERLKKEMKIPVFHDDQHGTAIVSGAALLNACEITGRKMQDIRIVVNGAGASANSCAKIFIALGARRENIIMCDSQGVIYKGRTNGMNKYKEFFASETEARTLSEALRGADVFVGLSVAGALTPEMLKDMAKDPIIFAMANPEPEITPDKARAARPDAIIATGRSDYPNQVNNVLGFPSIFRGALDTRSTQINEEMKLAAVHALAKLAREDVPDNVSATYGGKSFKFGREYLIPKPFDTRVLLWVAPQVAKAAMDTGVATKNIEDWDAYRNSLEALQGPSKVFIRSAINRVHQNSAAAGGELPKIVFPEGTSSKVLKALAVLVEEKICQPILLGYPERVKEKINALDIPALKNVPVIHPSNYPKYYAYVEKLYSLRQRKGINLREAERLMAEPNYFAAMMVHMGDADGMVSGASINYADAVRPILQTIGVYQNGVPAGLNFILLEDKFLVLADTTVNFNPTAEQCAQIAIQAAKIVEYFGIEPRVAMLSYSNFSGSGSTPSKMAQAADIVKKLRPGIMVDGDMQADTAVNPEIMERLFPFSDLKGGANVLVFPNLESANIAYKLIQQVGKVEVIGPFLTGVRRSANVLQRTTTVDGIVNSVVFTALEAQFIKEVLKSRGK is encoded by the coding sequence ATGGGCAAACCAGGAAAAATCGAAGTTATTTCTTCGAAACCCTGCATGACAGAAAAAGATCTGTCGCTGGCGTACTCTCCGGGTGTGGCGGCGCCTTGTAAAGTGATCGCCAAAGATCCTGCTAAAGTTTACGACTACACAGCCAAGGGAAATCTTGTCGCGGTGATCTCTAACGGCACGGCAGTTTTAGGTTTGGGAGACATCGGACCCCTGGCAGGAAAACCTGTCATGGAAGGTAAAGGGATTCTTTTCAAACAATTTGCCGGCATCGACGTCTTCGACATCGAAGTCTCTACGAAAGATGTTAACGAGTTCTGTAACGCCATTCGCGTTCTGGAGCCTACTTTCGGTGGTATTAACTTAGAAGACATCAAAGCTCCAGAGTGTTTCGAAATCGAAGAGCGTTTGAAAAAAGAAATGAAAATTCCGGTTTTCCATGATGACCAACATGGAACAGCCATCGTTTCAGGCGCCGCTCTTTTGAATGCCTGTGAAATCACGGGTCGTAAAATGCAAGACATCCGCATCGTAGTAAACGGCGCGGGAGCTTCTGCGAATTCTTGTGCGAAGATCTTTATTGCATTGGGTGCTCGTCGTGAAAACATCATCATGTGCGACTCTCAAGGCGTGATTTACAAAGGCCGCACCAACGGCATGAATAAATACAAAGAGTTCTTTGCTTCTGAAACCGAAGCGCGCACATTGAGTGAAGCTTTAAGAGGCGCTGACGTTTTCGTGGGCCTTTCTGTCGCGGGCGCTTTGACTCCGGAAATGCTCAAAGATATGGCCAAAGATCCTATTATCTTTGCAATGGCAAACCCAGAGCCTGAAATCACTCCTGACAAAGCGCGCGCCGCTCGTCCGGATGCGATCATCGCAACAGGCCGTTCTGACTATCCAAACCAAGTGAACAACGTTCTGGGCTTCCCGTCTATTTTCCGTGGCGCCTTGGATACACGTTCCACACAAATCAACGAAGAGATGAAGCTCGCAGCGGTGCACGCTCTAGCTAAGTTGGCACGTGAAGATGTTCCCGACAACGTTTCTGCAACTTACGGCGGTAAGAGCTTTAAGTTTGGTCGCGAATACTTGATCCCAAAACCTTTCGATACGCGGGTGTTGTTGTGGGTGGCTCCGCAAGTGGCGAAAGCCGCAATGGATACCGGCGTCGCAACAAAAAACATTGAAGACTGGGATGCGTACCGCAATTCCCTAGAGGCTTTGCAAGGTCCTTCTAAAGTCTTTATCCGTTCGGCGATCAATCGTGTTCATCAAAACTCAGCAGCGGCTGGTGGCGAGCTTCCAAAAATCGTTTTCCCTGAAGGCACAAGCTCTAAAGTTCTTAAAGCCTTGGCGGTATTGGTTGAAGAAAAAATCTGTCAACCCATCCTTCTTGGCTATCCAGAACGCGTGAAAGAAAAAATCAATGCTTTGGATATTCCTGCATTGAAAAACGTGCCGGTGATTCATCCGTCGAATTATCCGAAATATTACGCGTACGTTGAAAAGCTTTACTCTTTAAGACAGCGCAAAGGCATCAACTTGCGTGAGGCAGAGCGCCTCATGGCGGAACCAAATTACTTTGCTGCGATGATGGTTCACATGGGTGATGCTGACGGTATGGTCAGTGGTGCATCTATCAACTATGCAGATGCCGTTCGTCCGATCTTACAAACTATTGGTGTTTACCAAAATGGCGTGCCTGCAGGTTTGAACTTTATTCTTCTTGAAGACAAGTTCTTGGTTCTTGCCGATACGACGGTGAACTTTAATCCGACAGCAGAACAGTGCGCCCAGATCGCCATTCAAGCGGCGAAAATCGTTGAATACTTCGGCATTGAACCGCGCGTAGCAATGTTGAGTTACTCAAACTTTAGTGGTTCAGGCAGCACTCCAAGTAAAATGGCGCAAGCTGCAGACATCGTGAAGAAACTTCGTCCTGGCATCATGGTTGACGGCGATATGCAGGCGGATACGGCGGTCAATCCTGAAATCATGGAAAGACTTTTCCCATTCTCAGATCTTAAAGGCGGCGCCAATGTTCTGGTGTTCCCGAATTTAGAGTCTGCGAATATCGCTTACAAATTGATCCAACAAGTGGGCAAGGTGGAAGTGATTGGACCATTCTTGACGGGTGTCAGACGTTCAGCGAACGTCCTGCAAAGAACAACGACGGTGGATGGCATCGTGAACTCTGTCGTATTCACGGCTCTTGAAGCTCAATTCATCAAAGAAGTTCTCAAGTCGCGTGGTAAGTAA
- a CDS encoding helix-turn-helix domain-containing protein, which yields MLRDVLIQKGLSNREAEVAELVSKGLSNKEVANQLFVTEKTVKFHLTNIYKKMNVKSRAQLIVWCLPHLGFVESEVRAENNNQSAAAATAFNNNATQTIPAGSATVAGGTTTLPGGGLNRGGNSDIGMGGI from the coding sequence ATGCTCAGAGATGTCCTCATTCAAAAAGGTCTTTCAAACAGAGAGGCAGAAGTTGCTGAACTTGTTTCAAAGGGCTTGTCCAACAAGGAAGTTGCGAATCAGCTTTTTGTTACTGAAAAAACAGTAAAATTTCACCTCACAAACATTTATAAAAAAATGAATGTTAAGTCTCGTGCACAGTTGATCGTATGGTGCTTACCTCACCTTGGTTTTGTTGAGAGCGAAGTTCGCGCTGAAAACAACAACCAAAGTGCAGCTGCAGCGACTGCATTCAATAACAACGCGACTCAAACGATCCCAGCAGGATCTGCGACAGTTGCGGGTGGTACTACAACTCTTCCAGGTGGCGGATTGAACCGTGGTGGTAATTCTGACATCGGTATGGGTGGAATCTAA
- a CDS encoding HD-GYP domain-containing protein — MKPTSGPTVDVLIGSPRDSFWETVKVVLKGYYPYQLKHFHSVDEALENTSDNFTPVLALIDGQDGTAKTNEWVQSTKMNYPDSHVIVLHSSAAPLDFNVVKKNGADEIMHINFDREFISDVILQLAPIEMEGDNIPITSLMPVDLRDMEAQVNINFDVYVHLPANHRSVCMRKAGDVVDDRHLEKFKALKQQMYIKKTQMNAFFEYARTVMSLRNIALPVSMTEKFHRSKKSIYEIMAQFLNGAATDYSEGKMILERCRNIIADFELTKDMEASAIFDEIFRFTGNTRTLYHDCICLSAYAAYFAQLLGWSTEKRENAAIAGLLHNIGLSQMPPTAGDKTIKEFSAEELQAYNFYPERSVNMVKAKKVPLPQEIADAIGQHRENNAGTGFPKKLKAEDISEFGKLMALAYRFHEMTALQDNRQATAPVQAITLLKEGALSGNGELDLLMTTQVFKKFKA; from the coding sequence ATGAAACCCACTTCAGGTCCTACTGTTGACGTTCTCATCGGGAGTCCCCGGGACTCCTTCTGGGAAACAGTCAAAGTGGTCCTGAAAGGTTACTACCCTTATCAGCTCAAGCACTTTCACAGTGTTGATGAAGCTCTAGAAAATACCTCTGACAACTTCACTCCGGTCTTAGCTCTTATCGACGGACAAGATGGCACTGCAAAAACCAATGAATGGGTGCAGTCCACGAAAATGAATTATCCCGACAGTCATGTGATCGTTCTGCACTCCTCAGCTGCGCCTCTTGATTTTAACGTCGTTAAAAAAAATGGTGCGGATGAAATCATGCATATCAACTTTGACCGAGAGTTTATTTCCGACGTGATCCTGCAGCTAGCTCCTATCGAGATGGAAGGCGATAATATTCCCATCACCTCGTTAATGCCGGTGGATCTGCGCGACATGGAAGCCCAGGTCAACATCAACTTCGATGTTTACGTTCACCTCCCCGCCAATCACCGTTCCGTGTGCATGCGTAAAGCGGGGGACGTCGTCGATGATAGGCATCTTGAAAAATTCAAAGCCTTAAAACAGCAGATGTACATCAAGAAGACGCAGATGAACGCCTTCTTTGAATATGCGCGCACAGTGATGAGCTTGCGCAATATTGCTTTACCCGTTTCAATGACGGAAAAGTTTCATCGTTCTAAAAAGTCCATCTATGAAATCATGGCGCAATTTCTAAACGGAGCGGCCACGGACTATTCAGAAGGCAAAATGATCCTAGAAAGATGCCGCAATATCATCGCGGACTTTGAGCTTACTAAAGACATGGAAGCCTCAGCTATTTTCGATGAGATCTTCCGCTTCACTGGCAACACTCGCACACTTTATCATGATTGCATTTGTCTTTCGGCTTACGCCGCCTACTTTGCACAACTTTTAGGTTGGAGCACAGAAAAGCGTGAGAACGCGGCGATCGCGGGGCTCTTACACAATATCGGCCTTTCGCAAATGCCTCCTACCGCGGGAGACAAGACAATTAAAGAATTCTCTGCCGAAGAACTTCAAGCCTATAATTTTTATCCCGAACGTTCGGTCAATATGGTGAAAGCCAAGAAGGTTCCCTTACCTCAAGAGATTGCTGATGCCATTGGACAACACCGCGAAAATAACGCCGGCACAGGATTCCCCAAGAAACTAAAAGCGGAAGACATTTCTGAGTTCGGTAAATTGATGGCTTTAGCGTATCGTTTCCATGAAATGACGGCTCTTCAAGACAACCGCCAAGCCACAGCCCCAGTTCAAGCCATCACTCTTCTTAAAGAGGGCGCTTTAAGCGGCAATGGGGAGTTGGATCTTTTAATGACCACCCAGGTTTTCAAAAAATTTAAAGCTTAA
- a CDS encoding RDD family protein, with protein sequence MDNVYVPSTFRRLMAQGIDQAVRLIFYIPFLKPFFLLIFTDDQVPVSFYTLGLMFLIPAIYEFIFLVMMQATPGKWFMGLKVVPFSHPTESLDWRQCILRPLTERLTFFFSWAVYALAFFRYDRTHLADWVAETRVVQFKPRASRAKVRWVTGSLLIFLYVYEGLVSSAAILRVMDWQNKKVDLRDIVATDYMDDMSEYMPEPEESLSFKFFENLGGH encoded by the coding sequence ATGGATAACGTATATGTACCTAGTACTTTTCGTCGTTTGATGGCTCAAGGAATTGATCAGGCCGTTCGCTTGATATTTTATATTCCTTTTTTGAAGCCGTTTTTTCTTTTGATTTTCACCGACGATCAAGTGCCGGTTTCTTTTTACACTTTAGGTTTGATGTTTTTGATCCCGGCCATTTACGAATTCATTTTCTTAGTGATGATGCAGGCGACCCCGGGCAAATGGTTTATGGGATTAAAGGTTGTGCCGTTTTCACACCCGACAGAATCCCTGGATTGGCGTCAGTGTATCTTGCGCCCGTTGACCGAAAGATTGACGTTCTTTTTTTCTTGGGCCGTTTATGCATTGGCTTTTTTCAGATACGATCGCACCCATTTGGCAGACTGGGTTGCTGAAACACGTGTTGTGCAATTCAAGCCCCGAGCCAGTCGCGCCAAAGTTCGCTGGGTGACAGGCAGTCTTTTAATTTTTCTTTATGTCTATGAGGGTTTGGTATCTTCAGCGGCTATCTTAAGAGTGATGGATTGGCAGAATAAAAAAGTCGACCTTCGCGACATCGTAGCTACGGACTATATGGATGACATGTCTGAATATATGCCAGAACCTGAAGAGTCTTTAAGCTTTAAATTTTTTGAAAACCTGGGTGGTCATTAA
- the hflX gene encoding GTPase HflX codes for MTNQAHVSAQDRVIVIGVGLKTEPLTEIKENLLELEELVSAAGGEVVGSIIQVLPQWNPATLIGTGKVEEVAEMVRDSRANIVVMDHQLSGVQQRNLAQVVKARVIDRNQLILDIFAQRAQTFEGKLQVELAQLLDQMPRMVGAWLESLSRQGGGIGTRGPGETALENDRRRIRERVAIIKKKLEGVRKNRAQHRQSRRRHEIPSFALIGYTNSGKSSLLNRLTGAQVMAKNQVFATLDPTTRKIFLPDGPPGVVTDTVGFIRKLPTQLIEAFKATLEESSDADVLLHVIDLSSPNMERQVEVVEALIKEFNWQDKKIIHVYNKCDVAPLERQFRVKHYPRVFVSALTGQGMEQLKKLMAQTVSEMQTDVQLYFPRSEEYKIFDLGREAQITRKETATEGTVCYTQLTPSLLNRWKDYIVK; via the coding sequence TTGACTAATCAAGCCCATGTATCTGCCCAAGATAGAGTCATCGTCATCGGCGTCGGCTTAAAGACCGAACCACTCACCGAAATTAAAGAAAATCTGTTGGAACTTGAAGAACTCGTCTCTGCCGCTGGTGGCGAAGTCGTGGGTTCTATTATTCAAGTTTTACCTCAATGGAATCCCGCCACCTTGATCGGTACGGGAAAGGTTGAGGAAGTGGCCGAGATGGTCCGCGACAGTCGCGCGAACATCGTGGTCATGGACCACCAGCTTTCAGGTGTTCAACAGCGGAACTTAGCCCAAGTGGTGAAAGCTCGCGTGATTGACCGCAATCAATTAATTCTAGATATTTTCGCTCAGCGCGCGCAGACCTTTGAGGGAAAACTTCAAGTGGAGCTTGCACAGTTGCTGGATCAGATGCCTCGTATGGTCGGCGCTTGGTTAGAATCCTTATCCCGCCAAGGTGGTGGTATCGGAACTCGTGGTCCGGGTGAAACGGCCTTAGAGAATGACCGTCGTCGCATCCGCGAGCGCGTTGCGATCATTAAGAAAAAGCTTGAAGGTGTCCGTAAAAACCGCGCACAACACAGACAATCCCGTCGCCGTCACGAGATCCCCTCTTTCGCTTTGATCGGTTACACGAACTCAGGCAAGAGCTCATTACTCAATCGTCTTACGGGCGCGCAGGTGATGGCAAAGAATCAGGTGTTTGCGACCTTGGATCCGACGACACGCAAGATTTTCTTACCTGACGGTCCTCCTGGTGTTGTCACTGACACGGTCGGATTTATTCGCAAGCTCCCCACACAGTTGATTGAAGCCTTTAAAGCAACGCTTGAAGAGTCTTCAGATGCTGACGTGCTTTTGCATGTGATTGATCTTTCTTCACCTAATATGGAACGCCAGGTGGAAGTCGTTGAAGCTTTAATTAAAGAATTCAACTGGCAGGATAAAAAGATCATCCACGTGTACAATAAGTGTGATGTCGCGCCTTTAGAAAGACAGTTTAGAGTGAAACACTATCCACGTGTCTTTGTCAGCGCTCTGACCGGACAGGGAATGGAGCAGTTGAAGAAACTCATGGCGCAAACTGTGAGCGAAATGCAGACGGATGTGCAACTTTACTTCCCACGATCTGAAGAATACAAAATCTTTGATTTGGGACGAGAAGCACAGATCACTCGTAAAGAAACAGCGACCGAAGGAACGGTTTGTTATACTCAGCTGACTCCTTCGCTCTTGAATCGCTGGAAAGATTATATCGTAAAATAA
- a CDS encoding acyl-CoA thioesterase yields MTQLVLPSHTNSLGTIFGGTIMSWIDIAAAIAAQRHSNKEVVTASIDRLDFVAPVYKGWVVNLKASVNYTSRTSMEVGVRVDAENPKTGETFHTASAYCTFVALGSNGKPTEVPVLTLETDDDRRRFVEAKTRREHRLKQKPG; encoded by the coding sequence ATGACTCAATTGGTTTTACCCTCTCATACGAATTCTTTAGGGACTATCTTTGGTGGAACGATCATGTCCTGGATCGACATCGCTGCCGCAATTGCAGCCCAAAGACATTCTAATAAAGAAGTTGTAACAGCGAGTATTGATCGTCTGGATTTCGTAGCTCCCGTCTATAAAGGCTGGGTGGTGAATCTGAAGGCGAGTGTGAATTACACTTCAAGAACCTCTATGGAAGTCGGCGTTCGTGTCGATGCAGAAAATCCAAAGACAGGCGAAACATTTCATACCGCTTCGGCTTATTGTACATTCGTGGCCCTTGGTTCTAATGGGAAGCCCACAGAAGTTCCCGTTTTAACTTTAGAGACAGATGACGATCGTCGCCGCTTTGTGGAGGCGAAAACCCGTCGTGAACATCGTCTTAAACAGAAGCCCGGCTGA
- the chrA gene encoding chromate efflux transporter has product MVSNLIWLFLRLGATSFGGPAAHIAMMEEEFVHRRQWLTREKFLHLLGLTQLIPGPNSTEMAIHIGYTRAGWKGFFIAGLCFILPAFLLVLGLAVLYQKYASLPDFQSFLLGAKSVVISVIALALWRFLKSSFEVQNAQDFFKGSFWKEKQNILLTFIFLAALYMKSKDISEIVILLNCGLISLFISRSPSFHTRELGSLFWVFVKIGSLLFGSGYVLLSFLKTELIEKRNWITETQLLDGILVGQFTPGPVFTTATFLGYLTDGLSGSVVATVGIFLPAFVFVALTIPFYSRLESSLTVRMILNGVVVGSLGLLTFTLIALGRDVFASGFLSVLAVVAFLAMIKTKTPSSVLILLGGSLSYFFSKI; this is encoded by the coding sequence GTGGTAAGTAATCTGATTTGGCTCTTCCTCAGGCTGGGCGCCACCTCTTTTGGTGGCCCTGCCGCGCACATCGCGATGATGGAGGAAGAGTTCGTTCATCGTCGTCAATGGCTGACACGAGAAAAATTCCTTCATCTTCTTGGCCTGACTCAACTCATTCCCGGACCTAACTCGACAGAAATGGCCATTCATATCGGCTATACTCGCGCAGGTTGGAAAGGCTTTTTTATAGCCGGCCTTTGCTTTATCCTGCCTGCTTTCCTTTTGGTTTTAGGCTTGGCTGTGCTTTATCAGAAATACGCCAGCCTGCCCGACTTCCAAAGTTTTCTTCTGGGAGCAAAGTCCGTTGTTATCTCGGTGATCGCTCTCGCTCTGTGGCGTTTTTTAAAAAGCAGTTTTGAAGTTCAAAATGCACAGGATTTTTTTAAGGGCTCGTTCTGGAAAGAAAAACAAAACATCCTTCTTACTTTCATCTTTTTAGCCGCGCTTTACATGAAGTCAAAAGACATTTCTGAAATCGTCATCCTTTTAAACTGTGGCTTGATTTCACTTTTTATTTCTCGCAGTCCTTCATTTCACACGCGAGAACTCGGAAGTTTATTTTGGGTGTTCGTTAAAATTGGCTCGCTTCTTTTTGGCAGCGGGTACGTCTTATTAAGCTTTCTGAAAACAGAGTTGATTGAAAAAAGAAACTGGATCACCGAAACGCAGCTCTTAGATGGAATTTTGGTAGGACAGTTTACTCCGGGCCCTGTCTTTACGACGGCGACTTTCTTAGGATATCTGACGGATGGATTGAGTGGATCCGTCGTCGCCACAGTGGGCATCTTTTTACCTGCTTTCGTCTTTGTGGCGCTGACAATTCCTTTCTATTCAAGACTGGAATCCTCTTTGACCGTGCGAATGATTTTAAATGGCGTGGTGGTGGGATCATTGGGCCTTCTCACCTTCACTCTTATAGCCTTAGGTCGGGATGTCTTTGCGAGCGGATTTTTGAGCGTTCTTGCTGTGGTTGCATTTTTAGCGATGATAAAAACGAAAACTCCCAGCTCTGTTTTGATTTTGTTAGGCGGATCTTTATCCTATTTTTTCAGCAAAATTTAA
- a CDS encoding response regulator, giving the protein MFPTNTKFLVVDDFATMRKIIKKVLNELGYTNVEEADDGKTALPMIQAANDAGQPYGFIISDWNMPGMQGIDLLKACKADPRFKSTPFMLVTAESEQKHILEAAKAGVSDYVVKPFNSATLKGKMERVWAKHNPTSQAKAS; this is encoded by the coding sequence ATGTTTCCCACAAATACGAAGTTTTTGGTCGTCGATGACTTCGCAACTATGCGAAAAATCATTAAAAAAGTGCTAAACGAGCTAGGTTACACAAACGTCGAGGAAGCTGACGACGGTAAAACGGCCCTACCAATGATCCAGGCTGCAAATGATGCAGGCCAGCCTTACGGCTTCATTATTTCTGACTGGAATATGCCAGGAATGCAAGGTATCGACCTTTTGAAGGCTTGCAAAGCAGACCCTCGCTTTAAGTCTACTCCTTTCATGCTTGTAACAGCAGAGTCTGAACAAAAACACATCCTGGAAGCGGCAAAAGCCGGCGTATCTGATTACGTTGTGAAGCCTTTCAATTCGGCGACGCTTAAAGGAAAAATGGAACGCGTTTGGGCGAAACACAATCCTACTTCACAAGCAAAAGCTTCTTAA
- a CDS encoding chemotaxis protein CheX, translating into MSAAPKVETLNPLFDKRLINAFVDGVIKTLKTMAQTDASPGKPFIEPQFVLKGEIAGMVGMVAPPLKGTLLISYGKDSIFHILENMLGEKHTAINGEVSDAVGEMTNMIYGSAKTTLNQLGYNFEMAIPTVISGDFKISHADKGATLVIPFNLTNGSTFYVEITVQ; encoded by the coding sequence ATGTCGGCTGCACCTAAAGTGGAAACACTGAATCCCCTTTTCGACAAACGTCTTATCAATGCGTTCGTCGACGGGGTTATTAAAACTTTAAAAACAATGGCGCAAACAGATGCATCTCCAGGCAAGCCCTTCATCGAACCTCAGTTCGTTTTGAAAGGTGAAATTGCGGGCATGGTGGGCATGGTCGCTCCTCCTCTTAAAGGAACTCTTCTGATCTCTTACGGTAAAGACAGCATCTTCCATATTTTGGAAAACATGCTGGGCGAAAAACACACGGCTATTAACGGCGAAGTGTCTGATGCTGTGGGCGAAATGACGAACATGATCTATGGATCTGCGAAAACGACGTTGAACCAATTGGGTTACAACTTCGAAATGGCAATTCCGACTGTGATCTCAGGCGACTTTAAAATCAGCCATGCTGATAAAGGTGCTACACTTGTTATTCCTTTTAATCTTACCAACGGCTCTACATTCTACGTGGAGATAACGGTTCAATAA